A genomic region of Janthinobacterium lividum contains the following coding sequences:
- a CDS encoding ThiF family adenylyltransferase, translated as MTDGFSYHAAFARNLGWVTQAEQDSLRGKRVAIAGMGGVGGVHLLTLARLGIGAFHIADFDTFDIANFNRQAGAMVSTLGQPKVAVLAQMARDINPELEIKQFPDGIHDSNLAEFFAGVDLYVDGLDFFAFPARQATFATCARLGIPAITAAPLGMGTAVLSFMPGGMTFEEYFGWGDLPEEEKALRFLVGLAPAGLHGPYLVDPSAINLKERRGPSTIMGCQLCAGAAATEALKILLKRGKVMAAPHGMHFDAYRNKLVHTWRPGGNRHPLQRLTMAIIKRRRAAQGA; from the coding sequence ATGACAGACGGTTTTTCCTATCACGCGGCGTTCGCCCGCAACCTGGGCTGGGTCACGCAGGCGGAGCAGGATAGCTTGCGCGGCAAGCGCGTGGCCATTGCCGGCATGGGTGGCGTCGGTGGCGTGCATTTGCTGACCCTGGCGCGGCTCGGTATCGGCGCTTTTCATATCGCCGATTTCGACACCTTCGATATCGCCAACTTCAACCGCCAGGCCGGCGCCATGGTCTCCACCCTGGGGCAGCCCAAGGTGGCCGTGCTGGCGCAGATGGCGCGTGACATCAATCCCGAACTTGAGATTAAACAATTTCCAGACGGTATACACGACAGCAACCTGGCCGAGTTCTTTGCCGGTGTCGACCTGTATGTGGACGGCCTGGATTTCTTCGCCTTTCCCGCGCGCCAGGCTACCTTCGCCACGTGCGCCCGCCTGGGCATCCCCGCCATCACGGCAGCGCCGCTGGGCATGGGCACGGCCGTGCTCAGCTTCATGCCGGGTGGCATGACGTTCGAAGAGTATTTTGGCTGGGGCGACTTGCCAGAAGAAGAGAAAGCCTTGCGCTTCCTGGTCGGATTGGCGCCGGCCGGCTTGCACGGCCCCTATCTGGTCGACCCGTCCGCCATCAACCTGAAGGAGCGGCGCGGGCCGTCGACCATCATGGGCTGCCAGCTGTGCGCGGGCGCGGCCGCCACGGAAGCCTTGAAGATATTGTTAAAGCGTGGCAAGGTAATGGCGGCGCCGCACGGCATGCATTTCGACGCCTACCGCAACAAGCTCGTGCATACCTGGCGTCCGGGCGGCAACCGTCATCCGCTGCAGCGCCTGACGATGGCCATCATCAAGCGGCGCCGCGCGGCGCAGGGGGCATAA